The window GGGATATATACATATTAAGGACATATTCTTATGAACGTTAAAGTAAGTGGAATTTTATTGTCAGCGGCGCTGCTAACTGCTTGTGGTGGTGACGATAGTAGCAGCAATAATGGTCTGAATATCAGCATTAATGAGAGTGCTTTGCTGAGCGCCCCGAGCCAGCCATCACTGACCTCTGCAACGGTGAATGATGCAGACAGTATCATTTTACACAGTCGCAATACAGGCACCATCGGTGATAGGGCAATTCTGGATTTCAATTATCTGGCTCAGGCAGATGTTGATAATGTTCTCGTGCGTCTTACCTCCGGAGCGGAAGATCTGGATCTTACTGTACGCGCGAGCGACTACTCGGTGAGTGAATATGCCGATACATCTTCCTCCGAAGAATATATTATTTTTGATGCAGCAGATAACATGAGTTATAGCGTCAGCGTTGAAAGCTATGAGGGTTCAGGTAATTTTGAGCTGATACTGACAACTCTTAACCGTGAAACGCTGAAGCTGTCCGGTGGTGAAAATCTGGTTAAATTTTCGATAACCGGTAATGGCAACTGCAGTGATGGTTCTTATTCTATAAATGATGATACGTATTCTGTTATCAACTGGAAAAAGGGCTATATCCGTACATTGAATTCCGATTTTAAAGAATCTTTTTCTGCTGCAGAGGGAAGCAGTTTTACTATTAAAACCTCAGACCAGGAAACGGAAGACGGCTACAGTTATACCTCACAGGAAAGTTTTACACTGACAGTCAATCCTGAAACTGCTGTGATCAGCGGAACAGGTTCAGGTAGCTCTACCGAGGTTGATGGTGAGACGATAACCTGTACCTGGAATCTGACCTTTAATGGACAGGTTCTTTTGTAAGCGCTGATAGTGATCAGATGACCCTGACAGGACGACAATGTTGTAACGACGTTTGTCAGATATAAAAAACCCCGGCATGCCGGGGTTTTTTATTGGTAACGCTTAAAACGCCGGCTTATTTAACCGGAGTAACCCACTCAGCGTTAAACGGATCTTTAGCGGTTACGGTATCGAAATACATGGTTTGCAGCATTTCGGTTACCGGGCCACGACGGCCTTCACCAATGATACGGCCATCCAGTGAGCGGATTGGCAGTACTTCAGCGGCAGTACCGGTAAAGAAGGCTTCATCAGCGATATATACTTCGTCGCGGGTGATGCGTTTTTCACGCACTTCGATACCACGGGCGCGGGCCATTTCCATAATGGTGCGGCGGGTAATACCGTCCAGGCAGGAAGTCAGTTCCGGGGTGTACATCACGCCGTTGGTCACCATAAAGAAGTTCTCGCCGGAACCTTCGGCCACGTAGCCTTCGTTATCCAGCAGCAGGGCTTCTTCACAGCCACTGTCCAGTGCTTCGCGCAGGGCGAGCATGGAGTTCATGTAGTTACCGTTGGCTTTGGCCTTACACATGGTGATGTTCACATGGTGGCGGGTAAAGCTTGAAGTACGGATTTTAATACCCTGGGTTTTGGCTTCTTCGCCCATGTAGGCTGGCCATTCCCAGGCCGCAACCATCACGTGTACTTTCAGGTTTTCGGCGCGCAGGCCCATACCTTCAGAACCGTAGAATGCCATCGGGCGGATATAGGCGCTTTTCAGGTTGTTCTCACGCACAGCAGCACGCTGAGCTTCGTTAATCTCGGCTTTGCTGAAAGGCAGTTTCATGTTCAGGATGTGGGCCGAGTTGAACAGGCGGTCGGTGTGTTCCTGCAGGCGGAAAATCGCCGCGCCCTGTGCTGTTTCGTAAGCCCGCACCCCTTCAAAAACGCCCATGCCGTAGTGCAGGGTGTGAGTCAGTACGTGGACTTTCGCTTCGCGCCAGTCAACCAACTCTCCGTCTAGCCAGATCAGACCATCGCGGTCGGACATGGAAGGTAGCATAAGGACCTCACTCTAAATTCAGTAAAAAATATGTGTTCCGGGGATGATACGCGTAATCACGAGGCCGTATCAGTCTCCAACCAGAGTTTCCACAGTCGGGTCACATCGTTGCGCCGCGCATTGAAGCCAAGTTTGGACAGGGTGTCTGAATCCAGTAACAGCTTTTGTTTCTGCAATGCACGCCGGTGAGTTTCGGCTCGGTAGGACAGGTAGGTTTCCTGCAGGGTCTGACAATCTTGTGGATCCATCAGACCGGCTGTGTCGAACGCGTCCAGCAACCGCATGTTGTCGGTAACGTCTAACAGCTCTGGGTATTGGTGTGACCAGGCCAGAACCCCGTATTGAACCAGAAACTCGATGTCAACAATACCCCCGGCGTCCTGCTTCAGGTGAAATTGTTGGCCGCTTGTATCTTTGGAGCCGAGATTATCCACCATTTTCTGGCGCATGGCTCGCACTTCTTCGCGCAGACGACCAAGGTCGCGTGGCTGGCTGAGGGTGGCGTTGCGGATGGCCTGAAATTCATCCGCCGCCTGCTGGCTGCCACACAATACGCGGGCGCGTACCAGCGCCTGATGTTCCCAGGTCCAGGCGTGTTTCTGCTGATATTCCTCAAAGGCTTTCATCGAGGCGACGATCATGCCGGAGTTACCGGACGGACGCAGGCGCATATCGACTTCGTACAGATCGCCGGAGCGGGTCTGGGTGGTCAGAATATGAATCATGCGCTGACCCATGCGGGTATAGAACACACCGTTGTCCTGACTGCGCTCGCCGTCGGTATAGCGGCCGCTGGCGCTGTTGTGCAGTAACACCAGATCGAGGTCGGAGCTGTAGCTCAGCTCCAGTCCGCCGACTTTGCCATAGCCGATAACGGCAAATTCCGGCTGGCTTACCGCTTCGCCGGCGGTATTGGTCGGGTAACCGTATTTGGCCACCATCTGACTCCACGACAGCTCCATCACTGTCTGCAGCGTCACTTCCGCCAGCCAGGTCAGGTAGTCGCTGATTTTCATCAGCGGCAGGGCATCCATTACTTCGCAGGCGGCGGCGCGCAGTTTGTGTGCGCGCACAAACTGACGCAGCTGTTCCATCTGCTGTTCCAGATCTTCCGGATCAACGCGCAGCAGGCGCAGGTGTAATTCTTCCGCCAGTTCTTTGCGCTCCGGCAAACGGTAGAGGCTGGCCGGGCTTAATAATTCGTCCAGCAACAGCGGCGTCTGGGTGATGTATTCCGCCACCCAGCTGGAAGCACCGCAGAGCTTAACCAGCTGGGTTAAGGCCTGCGGGTTTTCTTTCAGCAGCACCAGATAGGCGGTACGCCGTACCACGGCTTCGAGCAGCGGTACGATGCGCTCCAGCGTGGTCACCGGCTCAGGCTGTTGCCACAATTGTTGCAGCAGCAGCGGCATTAAGGCATCGAGACGCTCGCGGCCAATCTGCTGCATTTTCAGCACGGTACGGGAGTCGCGGAAATTGCTCAGCTGCTGTTGCACTTCCGTTGAGTTAGCGCAGGGATGCTGCTCAAGAAAGGTCGCTGCCTGTTGCTCGTCCAGCTCGCCGAGCCAGAGATCGGTCCACACCTGCTGCAGCTCGTCGGTTTCTTCGTTGTCATCATCGCTGGCGACGATCTGGGCGAAATGATGGCGCACTTTGCTGCGGTGCTGTTCCAGCTCGTTCAGGTAGCTGTCCCAGTCGCTGAAGCCCAGCGCTAAAGCCACCCGTGCGCGCTGGCTGTCATCTTCCGGCAGCAGCTGGGTCTGTTCGTCGTTTAATGCCTGCAGCGCGTGTTCGCTGTCGCGCAGAAATAAATACGCCTGTTTCAGCTCGTCGCAGGCGGCGGCGGGCAGATAGCCTTCGGCCTGCAGAATGCCCAGCACTTTTACCAGCTCGCGGGTCTGCAGGCTTTTGTCCTGACCACCACGGATCAGCTGGAAGGCCTGTACGATAAATTCCACTTCGCGGATGCCACCGGCGCCGAGTTTCACGTTCATTTCCAGACCACGGCGGCGCACTTCGGCGTTGATCATCGCCTTCATCGAACGCAGCGAGGCAAAGGCGCTGTAGTCGACATACACACGGTAGGTAAAGGGACGCAGAATGCTCAGCAGCTCTTTCGCTTCTGCACTTTGCTCGCCGTTCATAATGCGCGCCTTAACCATGGCGTAGCGTTCCCAGTCGCGGCCCTGATCCTGGTAATACTCTTCTACCGAGGCAAAGTTCATCACCAGCGGACCGCTCTGGCCGTAAGGGCGCAGGCGCATATCGGTGCGGAAAACGAAGCCATCGGCGGTGTGTTTATCCAGCGCCTGAATCAGCTTCTGCCCGAGTTTTACAAAAAATTCCTGATTGGTAATCACCTTCGGCCCGCTGGTTTCGCCGCTTTCCGGGTAGGTAAAAATCAGGTCGATATCGGAGCTTAAATTCAGCTCATAAGCGCCAAGCTTGCCCATGCCCAGCACCAGCATCTGCTGTTCGTTACCACTGGCTTTACCGATGGGCCGGCCATGGCGCTCAAATAATGAACGGCTTAAAAATTCCAGTGAACGCACCACACACTCATCGGCCAGGTCGGACAGTGCGCGGGTGGTTTCCAGTGTTGGCGCCAGACGCAGCAGGTCACGCCAGATAATCTGCACCATCGCCCGGCGGCGTAATACGCGCACCGCCTTGTGCCAGTCTTCGTCACTTTCTGCACCGCTGCTGAGTTCATCCAGCCACTGGCTGATGGTGGCGCGCGGCAGCGGCTGCGACAGCCGGTCTTCTGCTAAAGCGGCGGTAAACCACTGCGGTTCGCGCGGCAGGGCGTCGGCCACATAATCGCTGATGCTCAGCACCTTTTGTGCCCGTGCCTGTTGTTCGGTACTCAGGCTTTGCCACAGCGTGGGCCAGTCGAAACCGGTGCGTTCTCCGTGATCGGTCAGGCGGGTGGTAACCTGTTGCCAGTGGTCGTGCAGTGCGGCGGACAGCATAAAAGGGCGGGCTCCGTTATTGATCAGAACAGGAAGCCAATACTCTAGCGGGTTTTCGGGGATAAAAAACAGAGGCAGGGCAATTAATAAAGGATAAGGGGATGAGGAGTGGGAGCGGCATTGCTGCCGCGATGATTTTTGTGGGAGCGGCATTTTTGCCGCGATGAGAATCGTGACTGAAAGTCACTCCTACAAAGTCACTCCCACAGAGCTATCAGCTCTTACGTTGCGCCTTCAGCTCTTTGCGGTACATGGTGACACCGGCAATTAATACCGCGGTGGACACCACAGCGATAATAATGGTCGCCAGCGCGTTAATCTGCG of the Thalassolituus hydrocarboniclasticus genome contains:
- a CDS encoding branched-chain amino acid transaminase, with the translated sequence MLPSMSDRDGLIWLDGELVDWREAKVHVLTHTLHYGMGVFEGVRAYETAQGAAIFRLQEHTDRLFNSAHILNMKLPFSKAEINEAQRAAVRENNLKSAYIRPMAFYGSEGMGLRAENLKVHVMVAAWEWPAYMGEEAKTQGIKIRTSSFTRHHVNITMCKAKANGNYMNSMLALREALDSGCEEALLLDNEGYVAEGSGENFFMVTNGVMYTPELTSCLDGITRRTIMEMARARGIEVREKRITRDEVYIADEAFFTGTAAEVLPIRSLDGRIIGEGRRGPVTEMLQTMYFDTVTAKDPFNAEWVTPVK
- the glnE gene encoding bifunctional [glutamate--ammonia ligase]-adenylyl-L-tyrosine phosphorylase/[glutamate--ammonia-ligase] adenylyltransferase, coding for MLSAALHDHWQQVTTRLTDHGERTGFDWPTLWQSLSTEQQARAQKVLSISDYVADALPREPQWFTAALAEDRLSQPLPRATISQWLDELSSGAESDEDWHKAVRVLRRRAMVQIIWRDLLRLAPTLETTRALSDLADECVVRSLEFLSRSLFERHGRPIGKASGNEQQMLVLGMGKLGAYELNLSSDIDLIFTYPESGETSGPKVITNQEFFVKLGQKLIQALDKHTADGFVFRTDMRLRPYGQSGPLVMNFASVEEYYQDQGRDWERYAMVKARIMNGEQSAEAKELLSILRPFTYRVYVDYSAFASLRSMKAMINAEVRRRGLEMNVKLGAGGIREVEFIVQAFQLIRGGQDKSLQTRELVKVLGILQAEGYLPAAACDELKQAYLFLRDSEHALQALNDEQTQLLPEDDSQRARVALALGFSDWDSYLNELEQHRSKVRHHFAQIVASDDDNEETDELQQVWTDLWLGELDEQQAATFLEQHPCANSTEVQQQLSNFRDSRTVLKMQQIGRERLDALMPLLLQQLWQQPEPVTTLERIVPLLEAVVRRTAYLVLLKENPQALTQLVKLCGASSWVAEYITQTPLLLDELLSPASLYRLPERKELAEELHLRLLRVDPEDLEQQMEQLRQFVRAHKLRAAACEVMDALPLMKISDYLTWLAEVTLQTVMELSWSQMVAKYGYPTNTAGEAVSQPEFAVIGYGKVGGLELSYSSDLDLVLLHNSASGRYTDGERSQDNGVFYTRMGQRMIHILTTQTRSGDLYEVDMRLRPSGNSGMIVASMKAFEEYQQKHAWTWEHQALVRARVLCGSQQAADEFQAIRNATLSQPRDLGRLREEVRAMRQKMVDNLGSKDTSGQQFHLKQDAGGIVDIEFLVQYGVLAWSHQYPELLDVTDNMRLLDAFDTAGLMDPQDCQTLQETYLSYRAETHRRALQKQKLLLDSDTLSKLGFNARRNDVTRLWKLWLETDTAS